A region of Subtercola boreus DNA encodes the following proteins:
- a CDS encoding dienelactone hydrolase family protein translates to MSAFVDIPSPGWPLTFGEAGNPSIVIIHDRFGRLPYLESYATALASRGFFVVVPDLFNGLATIDAPSADELRDAMDLGFALATLDDAIALGRNGTSKVGIIGFEIGGWLALQAAQAGSADAVVSYAGGLTENEPGILPCPVLLNYSDLGDWGTGTEADLFVSRLKEMGTPVTRHTYVGTNDIFANATLVERLDKNAAALAFARSTNFLQEQLVD, encoded by the coding sequence GTGAGTGCCTTCGTCGACATCCCCTCCCCCGGCTGGCCGCTCACGTTCGGCGAGGCCGGCAACCCGTCGATCGTGATCATCCACGACCGTTTCGGCCGGCTGCCGTACCTCGAGTCGTATGCCACGGCACTCGCCAGCCGTGGCTTCTTCGTGGTCGTTCCCGACCTCTTCAACGGTCTCGCGACGATCGACGCCCCGAGCGCCGACGAGCTCCGCGACGCGATGGATCTGGGTTTCGCGCTGGCAACACTCGACGACGCCATCGCCCTGGGGCGGAACGGCACCTCGAAGGTCGGCATCATCGGGTTCGAGATCGGCGGCTGGCTCGCGCTCCAGGCCGCCCAGGCGGGGTCGGCGGATGCGGTCGTCTCCTACGCCGGCGGTCTCACCGAGAACGAGCCGGGCATCCTGCCGTGCCCGGTGCTGCTGAACTACTCCGACCTCGGCGACTGGGGCACCGGAACCGAGGCCGACCTGTTCGTCAGCAGGCTCAAGGAGATGGGCACCCCGGTGACGAGGCACACCTACGTCGGCACGAACGACATCTTCGCGAACGCGACCCTGGTCGAACGCCTCGACAAGAATGCCGCCGCCCTAGCTTTCGCGCGGTCGACGAACTTCCTGCAGGAGCAGCTGGTCGACTGA
- a CDS encoding SRPBCC family protein, translating into MEREELVMFTVVGVSFSPPGTAFDVVVPRDDSTLFKGYLKVLPAVVDTVDFEGGDYDHPGASRTVKLSDGGSFREEIVRYERPGETAPDAPGHFDYDVTQFTGILSRIVSEGIARWTYAPGSTGRTHIMWTYGYRPLPGRRFLVKRIIGPLWMQYMRRGMAAALTAIAESRPSPGAS; encoded by the coding sequence ATGGAGCGCGAAGAGCTGGTCATGTTCACGGTCGTGGGCGTGAGCTTCTCGCCGCCCGGCACTGCGTTCGACGTCGTCGTCCCGCGCGACGACAGCACCCTCTTCAAGGGTTACCTGAAGGTGCTTCCGGCCGTCGTCGACACGGTCGACTTCGAGGGCGGCGACTACGACCACCCGGGCGCGTCGCGCACCGTGAAGCTCTCCGACGGCGGGTCGTTCCGCGAAGAGATCGTGCGCTACGAGCGCCCGGGCGAGACGGCTCCGGATGCCCCGGGGCACTTCGACTACGACGTCACCCAGTTCACGGGCATCCTCAGCCGCATCGTCTCCGAGGGCATCGCCCGGTGGACCTATGCGCCGGGTTCGACGGGCCGCACCCACATCATGTGGACCTACGGTTACCGCCCGCTGCCCGGCCGACGGTTTCTCGTCAAGCGCATCATCGGCCCGCTCTGGATGCAGTACATGCGTCGTGGCATGGCCGCCGCCCTCACCGCCATCGCCGAGTCGCGCCCCTCGCCAGGCGCGTCGTGA
- a CDS encoding heme oxygenase (biliverdin-producing), producing MTNVIPFSQALRERTWSGHGDSEGAGFMTDLMSGKGHRDDYIALVAQHYFIYDAIEAAAERMKNDPVAAAFLSPKLTRLPAITEDLRFLIGDDWAGQITPLPTTARYVNRINEVGATWSGGFVAHHYTRYLGDLSGGQFIRTLMQRQFGFETNGVGFYLFADIAQPREFKETYRAQLDAVDWSVEERERVIDEVIRAYGYNTDLFRDLAHAKASAAA from the coding sequence GTGACGAATGTGATCCCCTTCTCGCAGGCTCTCCGCGAGCGCACCTGGTCGGGCCACGGCGACAGCGAGGGTGCCGGTTTCATGACCGACCTCATGAGCGGCAAGGGCCACCGCGACGACTACATCGCGCTCGTCGCCCAGCACTACTTCATCTACGACGCCATCGAGGCGGCTGCCGAGCGGATGAAGAACGATCCCGTCGCCGCCGCCTTCCTCTCGCCGAAGCTGACCCGGCTGCCGGCGATCACCGAAGACCTCCGCTTTCTGATCGGCGACGACTGGGCCGGGCAGATCACGCCCCTGCCGACGACCGCCCGGTACGTGAACCGCATCAACGAGGTCGGGGCGACGTGGAGCGGCGGCTTCGTCGCCCACCACTACACGCGCTACCTCGGCGATCTCTCGGGCGGGCAGTTCATCCGCACCCTGATGCAACGCCAGTTCGGCTTCGAGACCAACGGGGTGGGTTTCTACCTCTTCGCAGACATCGCCCAGCCGCGCGAGTTCAAGGAGACGTACCGTGCACAGCTCGACGCTGTGGACTGGAGCGTCGAGGAGCGCGAACGTGTGATCGACGAGGTCATCAGAGCGTACGGGTACAACACCGACCTGTTCCGCGACCTCGCCCACGCCAAGGCGTCCGCCGCGGCCTGA
- a CDS encoding MFS transporter yields MSSASIPGRTRIFGSYADILGVSGAWRFTLAGWLGRFARSTSGIATILLVSAQTGSFTLAGAVAGTIVLGIAVGGPLWSRAADARGQAVVLPLSLAATLVAAAALALTIVLGAPVWSWFVSAFALGAGSLDMGSLVRARWRGVLDTGEKRHTSLALEAVNDELVFVVGPPAVTLIAATAGPLSGFAAGVVVTVAGGVALWLQRSTMPRVVRASPPEAAAHPRRRFRLPAGVLGLLPVYLGVGVVFASFDVGAISLSRQAGQPWLAGVILGVFALGSVVAGFAFGPLSARWAPATRVLAASVAYAVVVPCLLLLQTPAAIASAIFIAGLVTTPVLISGTSLIAGLVEDARLTEALTWPSIGLSVGVTLGGAVTGAAIDHGTAFSAFTVAACAALVVGVFGVLCALVERRRP; encoded by the coding sequence ATGTCCTCAGCGAGCATTCCCGGTCGCACCCGCATCTTCGGGTCGTATGCAGACATTCTGGGCGTCTCGGGGGCCTGGCGGTTCACGCTCGCCGGCTGGCTCGGACGGTTCGCCCGATCGACGAGCGGTATCGCGACGATCCTGCTGGTGTCGGCCCAGACGGGCAGCTTCACACTCGCCGGTGCGGTCGCCGGAACCATCGTGCTCGGCATCGCTGTCGGGGGCCCGCTGTGGTCGCGGGCGGCGGATGCCCGGGGCCAGGCCGTCGTGTTGCCGCTCAGTCTCGCCGCCACCCTGGTCGCGGCCGCGGCTCTCGCCCTGACGATCGTGCTCGGCGCGCCGGTGTGGAGTTGGTTCGTCTCTGCGTTCGCACTCGGAGCGGGTTCCCTCGACATGGGTTCGCTGGTGCGGGCGCGGTGGCGCGGGGTGCTCGACACGGGGGAGAAGCGCCACACGTCGCTTGCCCTCGAAGCGGTGAACGACGAGCTGGTGTTCGTGGTGGGACCGCCGGCCGTCACGCTGATAGCCGCGACGGCGGGCCCGCTGTCCGGGTTCGCGGCCGGAGTCGTCGTGACCGTCGCCGGGGGAGTGGCCCTGTGGCTGCAGCGGAGTACCATGCCGCGCGTGGTGCGGGCCTCGCCGCCGGAAGCTGCGGCGCATCCCCGGCGGCGCTTCCGTCTCCCCGCGGGAGTGCTGGGGTTGCTCCCCGTCTACCTCGGTGTCGGCGTGGTCTTCGCCTCGTTCGATGTGGGGGCGATCAGCCTCTCCCGGCAGGCGGGCCAGCCGTGGCTGGCCGGGGTGATCCTCGGGGTCTTCGCCCTCGGCAGTGTCGTGGCGGGGTTCGCCTTCGGGCCGCTCAGCGCGCGGTGGGCTCCGGCCACCCGGGTTCTCGCGGCCTCGGTGGCCTACGCGGTCGTCGTGCCGTGTCTTCTGTTGTTGCAGACGCCGGCGGCGATCGCGAGCGCTATCTTCATCGCCGGGCTCGTCACGACGCCGGTGCTCATCTCAGGCACCTCGCTCATCGCCGGCCTGGTCGAGGATGCCCGGCTCACCGAAGCGCTGACCTGGCCGTCCATCGGACTCTCGGTCGGGGTGACGCTCGGCGGGGCGGTGACAGGCGCGGCGATCGACCACGGCACGGCGTTCAGCGCGTTCACGGTCGCGGCCTGCGCTGCACTCGTGGTGGGCGTGTTCGGCGTGCTGTGCGCCCTGGTCGAGCGCCGCCGCCCCTAG
- a CDS encoding DinB family protein, translated as MAIVPDTKNWTWVLERECPECGFDSGAIAFDDVPGLIRANAAAWPAVLARREARERPDESTWSDLEYAAHVRDVFRIFRTRLELMLAEDDPAFPNWDQDATALEDRYSEQDPATVARELTEAAAEAARAFEAVPAGSRQRTGRRGDGSAFTVESLACYFIHDPVHHLHDVKG; from the coding sequence ATGGCTATCGTTCCCGACACGAAGAACTGGACCTGGGTGCTTGAACGCGAGTGCCCCGAATGCGGATTCGACTCGGGCGCCATCGCGTTCGACGACGTACCCGGCCTGATCCGGGCGAACGCGGCGGCCTGGCCTGCCGTGCTCGCGCGGAGGGAGGCGCGCGAGCGGCCGGACGAATCGACGTGGTCGGATCTCGAGTACGCGGCGCACGTGCGCGACGTCTTCCGGATCTTCCGCACACGGCTCGAACTCATGCTGGCCGAGGACGATCCGGCCTTCCCGAACTGGGACCAGGACGCGACGGCGCTCGAGGATCGCTACAGCGAGCAGGATCCGGCGACCGTCGCGCGCGAGCTCACCGAGGCCGCCGCCGAGGCTGCCCGCGCCTTCGAGGCCGTGCCCGCCGGGAGTCGGCAGCGCACAGGCCGACGGGGCGACGGTTCCGCGTTCACCGTCGAGAGCCTCGCCTGCTACTTCATCCACGACCCGGTGCACCACCTCCACGACGTGAAGGGCTGA
- a CDS encoding DUF2470 domain-containing protein — MTAFAPDVVAAILAHMNDDHPEDNLVIVRAFGAPDAERAAMIDLDTVGGTWAAWLVPEDETVQVVIPWPSGTIGTRGEIRREIVALHDAASSALGLPPRDHVG; from the coding sequence ATGACTGCATTCGCTCCCGACGTCGTGGCCGCCATCCTCGCCCACATGAACGACGACCACCCCGAGGACAACCTCGTGATCGTGCGCGCCTTCGGTGCTCCGGATGCCGAGCGGGCCGCCATGATCGACCTCGACACGGTCGGGGGAACGTGGGCGGCGTGGCTGGTTCCCGAAGACGAGACGGTGCAGGTGGTCATCCCGTGGCCCTCCGGCACGATCGGGACGCGTGGGGAGATCCGGCGGGAGATCGTCGCCCTCCACGATGCTGCGAGCTCGGCGCTGGGTCTTCCTCCGCGTGACCACGTCGGGTAA